The following proteins come from a genomic window of Paenibacillus sp. CAA11:
- a CDS encoding acetylornithine transaminase, translating into MPADQADEESSALFPNYSRYPLSLVKGHGSWLWDDKGNRYLDFMSGLAVTNLGHTPEKIRAKLHAQLDQLWHVSNLFHIPQQEQAAKLLTQLGGADAVFFCNSGAEANEAAIKLARRYHQKIKGTDRYEIITFKQSFHGRTLATLTATGQAKVQEGFLPLPAGFKCVPLHDIEALREAIGPHTAAVMLEMIQAEGGVHPVDPDFLKEVEALCKEQGLLLIVDEVQTGMGRTGRWFAHQHYGIEPDIFTLAKGIASGFPAGAMLAKGYLREAFSAGSHGSTFGGTPLATSAIIATVETMLEDDLPARAEAMGHYLTDQLKQKLENQPFVLEIRGKGLLIGIECAGPVGQLVLEGQQQRLLFVTAGPNVIRLLPNLYVTEEEIDQAVATIASLIEGHTAKEEA; encoded by the coding sequence ATGCCGGCTGATCAGGCAGACGAAGAGAGCAGTGCATTATTTCCTAACTATTCGCGTTACCCGTTATCGCTCGTGAAGGGGCATGGCAGCTGGCTGTGGGATGACAAGGGCAACCGCTACCTTGATTTTATGAGCGGGCTTGCGGTCACGAATCTGGGACATACGCCCGAGAAGATTCGGGCGAAGCTGCATGCCCAGCTGGACCAGCTATGGCATGTCTCGAACCTCTTCCACATTCCGCAGCAGGAGCAGGCGGCGAAGCTGCTGACCCAGCTTGGCGGCGCCGATGCGGTGTTCTTTTGCAACAGCGGTGCAGAGGCGAATGAGGCCGCGATCAAGCTGGCGCGCCGCTATCATCAGAAGATCAAGGGGACAGATCGCTACGAGATCATTACCTTCAAGCAATCGTTCCACGGACGGACGCTGGCTACGCTGACTGCCACGGGGCAGGCCAAGGTGCAGGAGGGCTTCCTCCCGCTTCCCGCAGGCTTCAAGTGTGTGCCGCTGCATGATATTGAGGCGTTGCGCGAAGCCATAGGCCCGCATACAGCGGCAGTGATGCTGGAGATGATTCAAGCCGAAGGCGGCGTGCATCCAGTCGATCCGGACTTCCTGAAGGAAGTCGAAGCCTTATGCAAGGAGCAGGGGCTGCTGCTGATCGTGGACGAGGTGCAGACTGGCATGGGCCGGACCGGCCGCTGGTTCGCGCATCAGCATTACGGCATCGAGCCGGATATCTTCACGCTCGCCAAGGGCATTGCCAGCGGTTTCCCGGCAGGAGCTATGCTGGCTAAGGGGTACCTGCGCGAGGCCTTCTCGGCCGGCAGCCACGGCTCGACCTTTGGCGGTACGCCGCTTGCCACGTCAGCGATCATTGCCACGGTAGAGACGATGCTGGAGGATGATCTTCCGGCCAGAGCCGAGGCGATGGGGCATTACCTGACGGACCAGCTGAAGCAGAAGCTGGAGAACCAGCCTTTTGTCCTGGAGATTCGCGGCAAAGGTCTTCTGATCGGCATCGAATGTGCCGGCCCTGTGGGACAGCTGGTGCTGGAGGGGCAACAGCAAAGATTGCTGTTTGTGACGGCAGGCCCGAATGTGATTCGCTTGCTGCCGAACTTGTATGTGACCGAGGAAGAAATTGACCAGGCTGTGGCCACGATTGCTTCACTGATCGAGGGCCACACGGCAAAGGAGGAAGCGTAA
- the argC gene encoding N-acetyl-gamma-glutamyl-phosphate reductase gives MNNDKLKVAIVGSTGYGGVELIRFLTGHPNVEIASVISASSAGAPLTEGFPHLSEIVTMPLDRVDAERIAAKADLVFTATPSGVSGKLVPQLLQAGLKTIDLSGDFRIKDGAVYETWYKHEAPDNALLQDAVYGLCEVYGVEAAGARFISNPGCYPTATLLGLIPAVQAGLLDLRSLIIDAKSGVSGAGRKASLMTHYAEINENLKAYKVNKHQHIPEIEQELALQAGEPVTITFTTHLVPMTRGIMSTMYAQLNGTYKEEDFIELYREFYQGRRFVRIREKGVWPATKEVFGSNFCDIGFAVDERTGRVTIISVIDNVVKGAAGQAIQNMNLMHGWDESLGLGHTPVYP, from the coding sequence TTGAATAATGACAAACTAAAAGTGGCTATTGTGGGTTCTACCGGATATGGCGGCGTGGAGCTGATTCGTTTCCTGACAGGGCATCCCAACGTGGAGATTGCCTCTGTCATCTCTGCTTCTAGTGCAGGCGCGCCACTAACAGAAGGTTTTCCTCACTTATCGGAAATTGTTACGATGCCTCTTGATCGAGTAGATGCCGAGAGAATCGCGGCGAAGGCAGACCTGGTGTTCACGGCGACGCCGTCCGGGGTGAGCGGCAAATTGGTGCCCCAGCTGCTTCAGGCTGGACTGAAGACGATTGATTTGTCAGGTGATTTTCGGATCAAGGATGGCGCTGTATACGAGACTTGGTATAAGCATGAAGCGCCTGACAACGCGCTGCTTCAGGATGCGGTGTATGGGCTGTGTGAAGTGTACGGCGTAGAGGCGGCGGGTGCACGTTTTATTTCCAATCCGGGATGTTATCCGACTGCAACATTGCTGGGATTGATTCCGGCGGTTCAGGCAGGTCTATTAGACCTGAGGAGTCTTATTATTGATGCCAAATCAGGGGTGTCCGGTGCGGGGCGCAAAGCAAGCCTGATGACCCACTATGCGGAAATTAATGAGAATTTGAAAGCCTATAAGGTGAATAAGCATCAGCATATCCCTGAAATTGAACAGGAGCTTGCACTCCAGGCGGGCGAGCCGGTTACGATAACCTTCACCACGCATTTGGTGCCCATGACCAGAGGGATTATGTCTACGATGTATGCACAGCTGAACGGAACCTACAAGGAAGAGGATTTTATTGAGCTTTACCGGGAGTTCTATCAGGGCCGGCGCTTTGTCCGCATTCGTGAAAAAGGCGTCTGGCCAGCAACGAAGGAAGTGTTCGGCTCTAACTTCTGCGATATAGGCTTTGCGGTGGATGAGCGCACAGGGCGCGTTACGATTATCTCTGTTATTGACAACGTAGTGAAGGGGGCAGCTGGGCAGGCGATTCAGAATATGAATCTGATGCATGGCTGGGACGAGAGTTTGGGACTTGGTCATACACCGGTGTACCCGTAG
- the argF gene encoding ornithine carbamoyltransferase, translating to MSLAEAGKVHNLSGRDFIELTDYSTEEIQYLIDLAIEIKHKQKTGETYQPLKGKTVGLIFEKSSTRTRVSFEVGVFQLGGHALFLSKNDIQLGRGETIHDTAGVMSRYLDGLMIRTFGHENVVDLARYATIPVINGLSDLAHPCQVLADFQTIYEHKGKLKGLKLAYIGDGNNMAHSLMIGGAKLGVDVTVACPKGYEPDAQITADAQEIAQATGAKIEIVEDPVKAVTDADVIYTDVWASMGFEEEQKAREAAFAAYQVNEELARHAKPDYLFLHCLPAHRGEEVSAGVIDGEHSIIFDQAENRLHAQKALMAALIG from the coding sequence ATGAGTTTGGCAGAAGCAGGCAAGGTACACAACCTCAGCGGACGCGATTTCATCGAACTAACCGACTATTCCACCGAGGAGATTCAATATTTGATCGATCTGGCGATAGAGATCAAGCATAAGCAGAAGACCGGGGAGACTTATCAGCCGTTGAAGGGGAAGACGGTGGGTCTTATTTTCGAGAAATCGTCCACAAGAACCCGGGTCTCCTTCGAGGTTGGGGTATTCCAGCTTGGCGGGCACGCGCTGTTCCTCAGCAAGAATGACATTCAGCTGGGCCGTGGCGAGACGATTCATGATACTGCAGGCGTGATGTCCCGTTACCTGGACGGCTTGATGATCCGTACCTTTGGGCATGAAAATGTTGTCGATTTGGCGCGCTATGCTACGATTCCTGTCATCAACGGCCTTAGTGATCTGGCCCATCCTTGTCAGGTGCTGGCGGATTTTCAGACGATTTATGAACATAAAGGCAAGCTGAAGGGGCTCAAGCTAGCCTACATCGGCGACGGCAACAATATGGCGCACTCCCTGATGATTGGCGGGGCCAAGCTTGGGGTAGACGTAACGGTGGCTTGTCCGAAGGGTTATGAACCGGACGCGCAAATTACAGCGGATGCTCAGGAGATCGCACAGGCAACCGGGGCGAAGATTGAGATTGTGGAGGACCCAGTTAAGGCCGTTACAGATGCTGATGTGATTTATACGGACGTTTGGGCTAGCATGGGATTTGAAGAGGAGCAGAAAGCAAGAGAAGCGGCGTTTGCAGCTTATCAGGTTAATGAGGAGCTTGCGCGTCATGCGAAGCCGGATTATCTGTTCTTGCACTGTCTGCCTGCCCATCGCGGTGAGGAAGTCAGCGCCGGGGTGATTGATGGCGAGCACTCGATTATTTTTGATCAGGCGGAGAACCGGCTGCACGCGCAGAAGGCGCTGATGGCCGCTTTGATAGGATAA
- the argJ gene encoding bifunctional glutamate N-acetyltransferase/amino-acid acetyltransferase ArgJ yields MGVVQLFSVVEGGSLTTPRGFQAGGLHCGLKKTTRNDLGVILCEVPAVSAAVYTTNIFQAAPLKVTRESLANRLLRAVVVNSGNANACTGMQGEADAYAMRSQAAEVLGLSEADVAVASTGVIGENLPMDRVARGIAGLPQALGGGAAGAEQFTQAILTTDLVKKEACVKLEVGGREVTIAGAAKGSGMIHPNMATMLAFVTTDANVESQALQSLLMDTTNLTFNMITVDGDTSTNDMLLVMASGLAENEQLTSQHPDWDAFAAAFRHVCEALAKQIARDGEGATRLIEVRVTGAVSDLSAQRIAKTIVGSSLVKSAVFGADANWGRIIAAAGRAGEPMEPGTVDIRLGSIIVLNGSKPVAFDEEEALAYLKGDTVHIQVDLHGGLGQATAWGCDLTYDYVRINAAYRT; encoded by the coding sequence ATGGGAGTGGTTCAATTGTTTAGCGTGGTAGAAGGCGGGTCGCTCACAACGCCGAGGGGGTTTCAGGCAGGCGGGCTTCACTGCGGCCTCAAAAAAACAACCCGCAACGACCTCGGCGTCATCCTCTGTGAGGTGCCTGCCGTCTCGGCGGCCGTATATACGACGAATATTTTCCAGGCGGCGCCGCTGAAGGTGACGCGGGAGAGCCTGGCGAACCGGCTGCTGCGCGCTGTGGTTGTGAACAGCGGCAATGCCAACGCCTGCACCGGCATGCAGGGCGAGGCAGATGCCTACGCCATGCGCAGCCAGGCGGCAGAGGTGCTGGGCCTCAGCGAGGCGGACGTAGCCGTCGCCTCGACCGGCGTCATCGGCGAGAATCTGCCGATGGACCGCGTAGCCCGCGGCATCGCCGGGCTGCCGCAGGCACTCGGCGGCGGCGCTGCGGGTGCCGAGCAGTTCACGCAGGCGATCTTGACGACGGATCTCGTCAAGAAGGAAGCCTGCGTGAAGCTTGAGGTCGGCGGCCGGGAAGTGACCATTGCCGGCGCCGCGAAGGGCTCGGGCATGATCCACCCCAACATGGCGACGATGCTCGCTTTTGTCACGACGGATGCGAACGTCGAGTCGCAGGCGCTGCAAAGCCTGCTGATGGACACCACCAACCTCACGTTCAACATGATCACGGTGGATGGGGACACCAGCACGAACGATATGCTGCTGGTGATGGCGAGCGGCCTTGCGGAGAACGAGCAGCTGACGAGCCAGCATCCTGATTGGGACGCGTTCGCTGCGGCCTTCCGGCATGTGTGCGAAGCACTCGCTAAGCAGATCGCTCGCGACGGCGAAGGAGCCACCCGGCTGATTGAGGTGCGGGTAACAGGTGCGGTGAGTGACCTGTCGGCACAGAGAATCGCCAAGACGATTGTCGGCTCAAGTCTGGTTAAATCGGCCGTGTTCGGCGCAGATGCCAATTGGGGCCGGATTATCGCTGCGGCCGGGCGTGCCGGGGAGCCGATGGAACCAGGGACGGTAGATATCCGGCTTGGCAGCATTATTGTGCTAAACGGCTCGAAGCCGGTGGCCTTCGATGAGGAGGAAGCACTGGCCTATCTGAAGGGCGATACGGTGCACATCCAGGTGGATTTGCATGGCGGTCTAGGTCAGGCAACGGCCTGGGGCTGTGATCTGACTTATGATTATGTAAGAATCAATGCGGCTTACCGTACTTAA
- a CDS encoding cold shock domain-containing protein: MQGKVKWFNAEKGYGFIETAEGGDVFVHFSAIQSEGFKTLEEGQDVEFDIVEGARGPQAANVIKL; the protein is encoded by the coding sequence ATGCAAGGTAAAGTTAAATGGTTTAACGCAGAAAAAGGTTACGGCTTCATCGAAACTGCTGAAGGTGGAGACGTATTCGTACACTTCTCCGCAATCCAATCCGAAGGCTTCAAGACTTTGGAAGAAGGACAAGACGTAGAATTTGACATCGTCGAAGGTGCACGCGGACCTCAAGCGGCTAACGTAATCAAATTATAA
- the argB gene encoding acetylglutamate kinase: MNTAVENHAAGQEQLPGEISKQTFVMKCGGSTLAELPEDFFAELAELQRGGYQPVIVHGGGPAISENLAKLGIETKFVNGLRYTTEEVLDVVEMVLSGSINKQIVRRIHSAGGRALGLSGIDGLLLQAKPVASSAKVGLVGEVSQVNASLVEGVLGMGYMPIVAPLGISPEGQRYNVNADTAAGAVASSLGVQQMIVVTDVPGILKTVKGEKKVLPCVTVQQIEDMIQTGEIYGGMIPKVRAAIACIHGKVKEVVIVNGTEPKVLGRVLRGEAIGTRIVRM, from the coding sequence ATGAATACGGCAGTGGAGAATCACGCTGCCGGGCAGGAGCAGCTGCCTGGCGAGATCTCGAAGCAGACCTTTGTAATGAAATGCGGCGGGAGCACCTTGGCGGAGCTGCCGGAGGATTTTTTTGCAGAGCTGGCAGAGCTGCAGCGCGGCGGCTACCAGCCGGTCATCGTGCATGGCGGAGGACCGGCGATCTCGGAGAATCTGGCCAAGCTCGGAATCGAGACGAAGTTCGTAAACGGGCTCCGCTATACGACCGAGGAAGTGCTGGATGTGGTGGAGATGGTACTGTCGGGGAGCATCAACAAGCAGATTGTCCGTCGTATTCACAGCGCAGGAGGCCGGGCGCTCGGACTCTCCGGCATCGATGGATTGCTGCTGCAAGCTAAGCCTGTGGCGTCGAGCGCCAAGGTGGGACTGGTAGGCGAGGTGAGCCAGGTGAATGCTTCGCTCGTCGAGGGCGTGCTCGGCATGGGATACATGCCGATTGTTGCCCCGCTAGGGATCAGTCCCGAGGGGCAGCGCTACAATGTCAATGCCGATACGGCGGCGGGAGCCGTGGCTTCCAGCCTCGGCGTCCAGCAGATGATTGTGGTTACGGACGTGCCAGGGATTCTTAAGACCGTAAAAGGGGAGAAGAAAGTGCTGCCCTGTGTAACGGTACAGCAGATTGAGGATATGATTCAGACCGGAGAAATTTATGGCGGGATGATTCCGAAGGTGCGGGCAGCCATTGCCTGCATTCACGGCAAGGTGAAGGAAGTGGTGATTGTGAACGGTACCGAGCCAAAAGTGCTGGGCCGCGTTCTGCGCGGGGAGGCCATCGGTACGCGGATCGTTCGCATGTAG
- the secA gene encoding preprotein translocase subunit SecA codes for MLGLVKKIFGDTNERDVKRLMKTVDLINTLEPKFTALSDEQLQAKTVEFRERIDKGETLDDLLPEAFATVREASKRVLGKRHYDVQMIGGMALHEGRIAEMKTGEGKTLVGTLPVYLNALLGKGVHVVTVNDYLAQRDSAEMGQIYSFLGLTVGVNLSGMEHADKQEAYACDITYGTNNEFGFDYLRDNMVLYKEQMVQRPLYFCIIDEVDSILIDEARTPLIISGQAQKSTELYYAADRFVKRLTAEEDFTVDIKVKAVSLTEKGVAKAEKAFGIENLYDHSNVTLNHHIVQALKANAIMRRDVDYVVTEDEVVIVDEFTGRLMAGRRYSDGLHQAIEAKEGIEVQNESMTLATITFQNYFRMYRKLAGMTGTAKTEEEEFKKIYGLEVLQVPTNRPNRRVDMADIVYKSEQGKFRAVVEEIAKRHANNQPVLVGTVSIENSELLSEMLKRKGVKHKVLNAKYHAEEAEIISRAGEPGAVTIATNMAGRGTDILLGDGVSELGGLHIIGTERHESRRIDNQLRGRAGRQGDPGSTQFYLSMGDELMRRFGTDNVLNMMDRLGFDEDSPIESKMITRAVESAQKRVEGNNFDVRKVVLQYDDVMNQQREIIYKQRREVLESDNIKQVVLDMIKPVIERVVTAHCSDDIPENWELEEVAEYVNSKLLDGELTKDELWGKEPEEMIEFIFDRVLNKYTEREQRLGEEMVREFEKVIVLRSVDSKWMDHIDAMDQLRQGIHLRAYGGTDPLREYQFEGFEMFNQMVAAIQEEVATYIMKAQIETNQERQAVVDEDQISTSGEPAEKRPVQRGEEIGRNDPCPCGSGKKYKHCHGQNA; via the coding sequence ATGCTAGGACTTGTAAAGAAGATTTTTGGCGACACGAACGAGCGTGATGTCAAACGTCTTATGAAGACGGTAGACTTGATTAATACATTGGAACCCAAATTTACTGCGCTGTCGGACGAGCAGCTGCAAGCAAAGACAGTAGAATTCCGGGAGCGGATCGACAAGGGTGAGACGCTGGACGACCTGCTGCCTGAAGCGTTTGCAACGGTACGTGAAGCGTCCAAGCGTGTTCTTGGCAAGCGTCATTATGACGTGCAAATGATCGGCGGGATGGCTCTGCATGAAGGCCGGATCGCAGAAATGAAAACCGGTGAAGGGAAGACGCTGGTCGGAACTCTACCGGTTTATTTGAATGCACTCCTCGGTAAAGGCGTCCATGTCGTTACCGTTAACGACTATCTGGCACAGCGTGACAGCGCTGAAATGGGCCAGATCTACAGCTTCCTTGGCCTTACGGTAGGCGTGAACTTGAGCGGAATGGAGCATGCCGACAAACAGGAGGCTTATGCTTGCGATATTACTTATGGTACAAACAACGAGTTTGGTTTTGACTATCTGCGCGATAACATGGTTCTGTATAAGGAACAAATGGTACAGCGTCCGCTTTATTTCTGTATCATTGACGAAGTGGACTCTATTCTGATTGACGAAGCACGGACCCCGCTGATTATTTCCGGACAAGCTCAGAAGTCAACCGAGCTGTACTATGCGGCTGACCGTTTTGTGAAGCGACTGACAGCAGAAGAGGATTTCACAGTAGATATTAAGGTGAAAGCCGTTTCGCTCACCGAGAAGGGTGTAGCTAAGGCAGAGAAGGCTTTTGGCATTGAGAACCTGTATGACCATTCCAATGTTACATTGAACCACCACATTGTCCAAGCGCTGAAGGCGAATGCGATTATGCGCCGTGACGTGGATTATGTGGTTACTGAAGATGAAGTCGTGATCGTCGACGAATTCACAGGCCGTCTGATGGCGGGACGTCGGTACAGTGATGGTCTTCATCAAGCCATTGAAGCAAAGGAAGGCATTGAGGTTCAGAACGAGAGTATGACGCTTGCAACCATCACGTTTCAGAACTACTTTCGGATGTACCGCAAGTTAGCTGGTATGACGGGTACGGCGAAGACAGAGGAAGAGGAATTCAAGAAGATCTATGGTCTTGAAGTACTTCAAGTGCCTACGAACCGTCCGAACCGCCGTGTGGACATGGCAGACATCGTCTACAAGAGCGAGCAGGGCAAGTTCCGTGCGGTCGTGGAGGAAATTGCGAAGCGTCATGCCAATAACCAGCCCGTGCTGGTAGGTACGGTCTCGATCGAGAATTCAGAGCTGCTCTCCGAAATGCTGAAGCGCAAAGGCGTGAAGCATAAGGTACTGAATGCGAAGTACCATGCGGAAGAAGCTGAGATCATCTCCCGCGCAGGGGAGCCGGGTGCGGTAACCATCGCCACGAATATGGCGGGGCGCGGTACGGACATCCTGCTGGGTGACGGTGTATCTGAACTTGGCGGTCTGCATATTATCGGGACCGAGCGCCATGAATCGCGCCGGATTGATAACCAGCTGCGCGGTCGTGCAGGTCGTCAGGGTGACCCAGGTTCGACTCAGTTCTACCTCTCGATGGGCGATGAGCTGATGAGACGGTTCGGTACGGACAATGTACTGAACATGATGGACCGTCTGGGCTTTGACGAAGATTCACCGATTGAGAGTAAGATGATTACACGTGCAGTAGAATCTGCACAGAAGCGTGTTGAAGGTAACAACTTCGACGTACGTAAAGTCGTCCTTCAATATGATGACGTAATGAACCAGCAGCGTGAGATCATTTACAAGCAGCGCCGTGAAGTGCTGGAGTCCGATAACATCAAGCAGGTTGTTCTGGATATGATCAAGCCGGTGATTGAGCGGGTGGTTACCGCACACTGCAGTGACGACATTCCTGAGAACTGGGAACTTGAAGAAGTTGCGGAATATGTGAACAGCAAGCTGCTCGACGGTGAACTGACCAAAGATGAGCTTTGGGGCAAGGAACCGGAAGAGATGATTGAGTTCATTTTCGATAGAGTTCTGAATAAATACACAGAGCGTGAACAGCGTCTTGGTGAGGAAATGGTACGGGAATTCGAGAAGGTCATCGTGCTTCGCTCCGTGGACAGCAAGTGGATGGACCATATCGATGCGATGGATCAGCTTCGTCAAGGGATTCACCTCCGTGCATACGGTGGTACCGATCCTCTGCGCGAATATCAATTTGAAGGCTTCGAGATGTTCAACCAGATGGTTGCAGCGATTCAGGAAGAAGTTGCGACCTACATTATGAAGGCTCAAATCGAGACGAACCAAGAGCGTCAAGCGGTGGTAGACGAGGATCAAATCTCCACAAGTGGCGAACCGGCCGAGAAGCGTCCGGTACAGCGCGGCGAAGAGATTGGACGCAACGATCCATGCCCATGTGGCAGCGGCAAGAAGTACAAACATTGCCACGGACAGAATGCATAA
- the prfB gene encoding peptide chain release factor 2 (programmed frameshift) → MLIDPSIKQDLREMAKKLSNLRGSLDLDLKQEMIANFEEKMAAPDFWDDNDAAQQVISEMNAVKSSVDQYTKLQGEYDDISVMLELAEEEGDESLEAEIAESVSALVQKMDEFELQLLLNQPYDKMNAILELHPGAGGTESQDWGSMLLRMYTRWAEKRGFKVETLDYLPGDEAGIKSVTLLIKGYNAYGYLKAEKGVHRLVRISPFDASGRRHTSFVSCDVVPEITDEVEVDIRTEDLKIDTYRASGAGGQHINTTDSAVRITHIPTGVVVTCQNERSQIKNRERAMTMLRSKLYERKLEEQQKELDEIRGEQSDIAWGSQIRSYVFHPYSMVKDHRTSVETGNVGAVMDGDLDAFIDGYLRSQIQVEPN, encoded by the exons ATGTTGATCGACCCGAGTATAAAGCAAGATCTGCGTGAAATGGCCAAGAAGTTATCAAACCTTAGGGGGTCTCTT GACTTAGATCTGAAGCAGGAGATGATCGCCAACTTCGAGGAGAAGATGGCTGCGCCTGATTTCTGGGATGACAATGATGCTGCCCAGCAGGTCATAAGTGAGATGAATGCGGTAAAGTCCTCCGTGGATCAGTACACCAAGCTTCAAGGGGAGTACGATGATATTTCCGTGATGCTGGAGCTGGCTGAAGAAGAAGGGGACGAATCTTTGGAAGCAGAGATTGCAGAATCCGTGAGTGCACTGGTGCAGAAGATGGATGAATTCGAGCTCCAGCTGCTGCTCAACCAGCCATATGACAAGATGAATGCGATTCTGGAGCTTCACCCGGGTGCAGGCGGCACCGAGTCCCAGGACTGGGGCTCTATGCTGCTGCGGATGTATACCCGCTGGGCAGAGAAGCGCGGCTTCAAGGTGGAGACGCTGGATTATCTGCCGGGCGATGAAGCAGGGATTAAGAGCGTAACGCTGCTGATTAAGGGATATAACGCCTATGGCTATCTGAAAGCGGAGAAGGGTGTTCATCGTTTGGTCCGTATCTCCCCGTTTGATGCCTCTGGCAGACGCCACACCTCGTTCGTATCCTGCGACGTGGTTCCGGAGATTACGGATGAGGTTGAAGTGGACATCCGGACTGAGGATCTGAAGATTGACACGTACCGTGCCAGCGGTGCTGGCGGTCAGCATATCAATACGACGGATTCTGCAGTGCGGATTACGCATATTCCGACCGGAGTTGTGGTCACCTGTCAGAATGAACGTTCCCAGATCAAGAACCGGGAGCGCGCGATGACGATGCTTCGCTCCAAGCTGTATGAACGCAAGCTGGAAGAGCAGCAGAAGGAGCTGGATGAGATCCGTGGTGAGCAATCTGACATCGCCTGGGGCAGCCAGATCCGCTCTTATGTCTTCCATCCGTACAGCATGGTGAAAGACCACCGGACGAGCGTGGAGACAGGAAATGTCGGCGCGGTGATGGACGGTGATCTGGATGCCTTTATTGACGGCTATCTGCGAAGCCAGATTCAAGTAGAGCCGAACTAA
- a CDS encoding YitT family protein, protein MPPVGRRRKSQLLLPISGPGRHALDSAMIVVGSFITALAFNLFLLPNHIASGGVSGISVIVRSMLGIEPAYTQWALNIPLFAAGYLLLGRNYAIRSLLGTIVLPLFVYLTKDWAPPTTDPLLASLYGGIGVGLGLGIVFRGRGSTGGLSILAQIIQKYSGLSLSMCVVLMDGTVITLAGFLLSWERALYALIGLYITGKIIDTVELGFNYTKVAYIIADKTEEISTAVLHELDRGLTKLNAQGGYTGDPRTVLMVVVNQSEVSRLKTLVQRTEPSAFVIISNAHEVLGLGFKRHE, encoded by the coding sequence ATGCCGCCAGTAGGCCGCAGACGTAAATCTCAACTATTATTGCCGATTAGCGGCCCTGGGCGGCATGCGCTGGATTCAGCCATGATCGTGGTCGGCTCATTCATCACGGCGCTGGCATTCAATCTGTTCCTGCTGCCTAACCATATCGCCTCTGGCGGTGTATCCGGGATATCGGTGATTGTGAGATCCATGCTTGGCATTGAGCCTGCCTATACACAGTGGGCGCTGAACATCCCGCTGTTTGCTGCTGGATATTTGCTGCTCGGCCGCAATTACGCCATCCGCTCGCTGCTGGGCACCATTGTGCTGCCGCTCTTTGTCTACCTGACCAAAGACTGGGCGCCGCCAACCACGGACCCGCTGCTGGCCTCACTGTATGGAGGTATAGGGGTAGGGCTGGGACTCGGCATTGTGTTCCGAGGGCGCGGGTCAACGGGCGGTTTATCGATTCTGGCACAGATCATCCAGAAATACAGCGGACTCAGCTTGTCCATGTGTGTCGTGCTGATGGATGGAACCGTCATCACGCTCGCTGGCTTCCTGCTGTCCTGGGAGCGGGCTCTGTATGCTTTGATTGGTCTCTATATTACCGGGAAAATCATTGATACCGTGGAATTGGGCTTCAACTATACCAAGGTCGCCTATATTATTGCAGATAAGACGGAGGAAATCTCCACAGCCGTGCTTCACGAGCTCGACCGGGGGCTGACCAAGCTGAATGCGCAGGGCGGCTATACGGGAGATCCGCGTACGGTGCTGATGGTCGTCGTGAATCAGAGCGAGGTAAGCCGGCTGAAGACGCTAGTGCAGCGCACAGAGCCTTCGGCCTTTGTGATCATTTCCAATGCTCACGAGGTGCTGGGTTTAGGCTTTAAGCGGCATGAATAG
- the hpf gene encoding ribosome hibernation-promoting factor, HPF/YfiA family has protein sequence MNLSIRGQQIEVTDALRDYVDKKLSRLEKYFDAPPTSDGTVTLSVARGIHTVEVTIPLPGLLLRAEDKSDDMYASVDAVVDKLERQIRKHKTKLNRRFRQEGSLKTLFVEEPVDGALIVDEDESLIDDDKLEVVRTKRFTLKPMDVEEAILQMDLLGHTFFVFSNIDTRDVNVVYRRNDGRYGLIAQD, from the coding sequence ATGAATTTAAGTATTCGTGGTCAACAGATTGAAGTGACTGATGCTTTGCGTGATTATGTAGACAAGAAGCTCAGCCGGCTAGAGAAGTACTTTGATGCACCCCCCACCTCTGATGGTACTGTGACACTTAGTGTTGCACGAGGAATTCACACGGTCGAAGTGACGATTCCGCTTCCGGGTCTTCTGCTCCGCGCTGAAGATAAGAGCGATGATATGTACGCTTCTGTAGATGCCGTTGTGGACAAGCTCGAACGCCAGATCCGCAAACATAAGACCAAGCTGAACCGTAGATTTCGTCAGGAAGGCAGCTTGAAGACTTTGTTTGTCGAAGAGCCCGTTGATGGTGCTCTCATCGTAGACGAAGATGAATCGTTGATTGATGATGACAAGCTTGAAGTGGTTCGCACCAAGCGGTTTACCTTGAAACCGATGGATGTGGAAGAGGCTATTTTGCAAATGGATTTATTAGGCCATACGTTCTTCGTCTTCTCCAATATCGACACACGGGATGTCAATGTTGTGTATCGGCGGAATGACGGCAGATATGGTCTGATTGCCCAGGATTAA